From Pseudomonas poae, the proteins below share one genomic window:
- a CDS encoding chloride channel protein yields the protein MPTTFRSSLILALVVVFTGIGAGLGGMLLALLLHGIQHLAYGYSLDSLVSHETFLLGVTAAAPERRLLVLVVCGLVAGLGWWAIYRYGRPLVSIKQAVSEKMPIMPPKTTLAHAVLQIITVALGSPLGREVAPREVGALAATWLSQRARLEPPMHRLIVACGAGAGLAAVYNVPLGGAVFVLEVLVGVFSWQAALIALATSAIGAAVAWIGLGAESQYVVPHFVLSPALIAWAVVCGPVLGVAAYGFTRLTGAARANAARGWRLPVLSLINFTIIGGLAMLLPQILGNGKGPAQLGFDNELTIGLAALLLVVKVLITTSSLRAGAEGGLLTPGLANGALLAIILGGAWSLAWPGVPLGAFAIIGAAAFLAASMSMPLTAIVLVAEFTRIDHDFLVPIILAVVGSVCVSKLCQRRG from the coding sequence ATGCCGACCACGTTTCGCTCGTCCCTGATTCTGGCCCTGGTGGTCGTGTTCACCGGTATTGGCGCCGGCCTGGGCGGGATGCTCCTCGCGTTGCTGCTGCATGGCATCCAGCACCTGGCCTACGGCTACAGCCTCGACAGCCTGGTCAGCCATGAAACCTTCTTATTGGGCGTAACCGCTGCCGCGCCCGAGCGCCGCTTGCTGGTACTGGTGGTGTGCGGCCTGGTCGCAGGCCTTGGCTGGTGGGCGATTTATCGCTACGGCCGCCCACTGGTGAGCATCAAACAGGCCGTGTCGGAAAAAATGCCGATCATGCCGCCCAAGACCACCCTCGCCCATGCCGTGCTGCAGATCATCACCGTGGCACTCGGTTCGCCGCTGGGCCGCGAAGTGGCGCCGCGTGAAGTTGGTGCACTGGCGGCAACCTGGCTATCCCAACGTGCACGCCTGGAACCGCCGATGCATCGTCTGATCGTCGCCTGCGGCGCGGGAGCCGGCCTGGCGGCGGTGTACAACGTGCCACTGGGCGGCGCGGTGTTTGTGCTGGAAGTGCTGGTGGGTGTGTTCAGCTGGCAGGCCGCGCTGATCGCGTTGGCGACTTCGGCGATTGGCGCGGCGGTGGCCTGGATCGGGCTGGGCGCTGAGTCGCAATACGTAGTGCCGCATTTTGTATTGAGCCCGGCGTTGATCGCCTGGGCGGTGGTCTGTGGCCCGGTATTGGGTGTGGCGGCCTACGGTTTCACTCGCCTGACGGGCGCGGCGCGTGCCAATGCCGCACGCGGCTGGCGCCTGCCGGTGTTGTCGCTGATCAACTTCACGATCATCGGCGGCCTGGCGATGCTGCTGCCGCAAATCCTCGGCAATGGTAAAGGCCCGGCGCAGCTGGGGTTCGATAATGAGTTGACGATCGGCCTGGCGGCCCTATTGCTGGTGGTCAAGGTACTGATCACCACCAGCAGCCTGCGCGCCGGCGCCGAGGGCGGCTTGCTCACACCGGGCCTGGCCAATGGCGCGTTGCTGGCAATCATCCTCGGCGGCGCCTGGAGCCTGGCGTGGCCCGGCGTGCCACTGGGCGCCTTTGCAATCATCGGCGCGGCAGCCTTCCTGGCGGCCAGCATGAGCATGCCGCTGACGGCGATTGTGCTGGTCGCGGAATTTACGCGTATTGACCATGACTTCCTGGTGCCGATCATCCTCGCGGTAGTGGGTTCGGTCTGCGTGAGCAAGCTGTGCCAGCGGCGCGGGTAA
- a CDS encoding 3-phosphoshikimate 1-carboxyvinyltransferase, with translation MSAQKTVTVTPPNFPLNGKVAPPGSKSITNRALLLAALAKGTSRLSGALKSDDTRHMSVALRQMGVSIDEPDDTTFVVTSQGTLQLPPQPLFLGNAGTAMRFLTAAVATVHGSVVLDGDDYMQKRPIGPLLTTLRQNGIAVDSPTGCPPVTVHGVGKVAAKRFEIDGGLSSQYVSALLMLAACGEAPIEVALTGKDIGARGYVDLTLDCMRAFGAQVEVVDDTTWRVAPTGYTAHDYLIEPDASAATYLWAAEVLTGGRIDIGVAAQDFTQPDAKAQAVIAQFPNMQATVVGSQMQDAIPTLAVLAAFNNTPVRFTELANLRVKECDRVQALHDGLNEIRPGLATIEGDDLLVAADPALAGTSCNALIDTHADHRIAMCFALAGLKVSGIRIQDPDCVAKTYPEYWKALGSLGVALSY, from the coding sequence TTGAGTGCGCAGAAAACCGTGACCGTGACACCGCCCAACTTCCCCCTCAATGGCAAGGTCGCGCCCCCCGGCTCCAAATCCATTACCAACCGTGCCCTGCTGCTGGCGGCGCTGGCCAAGGGCACCAGCCGCCTGAGCGGCGCCCTTAAAAGCGACGACACCCGCCACATGTCGGTGGCCCTGCGCCAGATGGGCGTGAGCATCGACGAGCCGGATGACACCACTTTCGTGGTGACCAGCCAAGGCACACTGCAACTGCCGCCCCAACCGCTGTTCCTCGGCAATGCCGGCACCGCCATGCGCTTTCTCACCGCCGCCGTCGCCACCGTGCACGGCAGCGTGGTGCTGGATGGCGACGACTACATGCAAAAACGCCCCATCGGCCCGCTGCTCACGACCTTGCGCCAGAACGGCATCGCGGTCGACAGCCCCACCGGTTGCCCTCCGGTCACCGTGCACGGCGTGGGCAAGGTTGCAGCCAAGCGCTTTGAAATCGATGGTGGCTTGTCCAGCCAATATGTCTCGGCCCTGCTGATGCTGGCGGCCTGCGGCGAAGCACCGATTGAAGTCGCGCTGACCGGCAAGGACATCGGCGCCCGTGGCTACGTGGACCTGACCCTGGACTGCATGCGGGCGTTCGGCGCGCAGGTCGAGGTGGTCGACGACACCACCTGGCGTGTCGCCCCCACCGGCTACACCGCCCATGATTACCTGATCGAACCCGACGCCTCCGCCGCCACCTACCTGTGGGCTGCTGAAGTGCTGACCGGTGGGCGCATCGACATCGGCGTGGCAGCGCAGGATTTTACCCAGCCGGACGCCAAGGCGCAGGCGGTGATTGCCCAATTCCCGAATATGCAGGCCACGGTGGTTGGCTCGCAGATGCAGGACGCAATCCCGACCCTGGCGGTACTCGCCGCGTTCAACAACACCCCGGTGCGCTTCACTGAACTGGCCAACCTGCGGGTCAAGGAATGTGACCGCGTACAGGCCCTGCACGACGGCCTGAATGAAATTCGCCCGGGCCTGGCGACGATTGAAGGCGACGATTTGCTGGTGGCGGCCGACCCTGCGCTGGCCGGCACGTCGTGCAACGCGCTGATCGACACCCACGCCGACCACCGCATCGCCATGTGCTTTGCGCTGGCGGGGCTGAAAGTCTCGGGCATTCGCATTCAGGACCCGGACTGCGTGGCCAAGACCTATCCTGAATACTGGAAGGCCCTGGGCAGTCTCGGGGTAGCGCTGAGCTACTGA
- a CDS encoding crotonase/enoyl-CoA hydratase family protein, with translation MSEYQAFVVELTGNVAHVQINRPEKINAMNAAFWREIIDIFQWVEDTDAVRAVVLSGAGKHFSSGIDLMMLASVANEFGKDVGRNARLLRRKILELQASFNAVDNCRKPVLAAIQGYCIGGAIDLISACDMRYAAEGAQFSIKEIDIGMAADVGTLQRLPRIIGDGMLRELAYTGRQFGAEEARSIGLVNRVYADQDSLLAGVMEIAHEIAAKSPIAVTGTKAMISYMRDHTVNDGLEYVATWNSAMLQSNDLRVAIAAHMSKQKPEFVD, from the coding sequence ATGTCCGAATACCAAGCTTTCGTCGTCGAACTCACCGGCAACGTTGCCCATGTGCAGATCAATCGCCCGGAAAAGATCAACGCGATGAACGCGGCGTTCTGGCGCGAAATCATCGATATTTTCCAATGGGTCGAAGACACCGACGCCGTGCGCGCCGTAGTACTCAGCGGCGCCGGCAAGCATTTCTCGTCCGGTATCGACCTGATGATGCTGGCCTCGGTGGCCAATGAATTCGGCAAGGATGTGGGCCGTAATGCACGCCTGCTGCGGCGCAAAATCCTTGAGCTGCAAGCCTCGTTCAACGCCGTCGACAACTGCCGCAAGCCAGTATTGGCGGCGATCCAGGGTTACTGCATCGGCGGCGCCATCGACCTGATCAGCGCCTGCGACATGCGTTACGCCGCCGAAGGCGCGCAGTTCTCGATCAAGGAAATCGATATCGGCATGGCGGCCGACGTCGGCACCCTGCAACGCCTGCCGCGCATCATCGGCGACGGCATGCTGCGTGAGCTGGCGTACACCGGTCGCCAGTTCGGGGCTGAGGAAGCGCGCAGCATCGGCCTGGTCAATCGCGTGTACGCCGATCAGGACAGCCTGTTGGCCGGCGTCATGGAAATCGCCCATGAAATCGCCGCCAAATCGCCGATTGCCGTCACCGGCACCAAGGCCATGATCAGCTACATGCGTGACCATACAGTCAATGATGGTCTGGAATACGTTGCCACCTGGAACTCGGCTATGTTGCAATCCAACGACCTGCGCGTGGCCATCGCGGCCCATATGAGCAAGCAGAAACCCGAATTCGTGGATTGA
- a CDS encoding UPF0149 family protein: MHAQPLAPADFEFIEETLLKYGDDHSVLNLAELDGYFTALVSSPAQVDVAEWFPAIWGGQNPQWDNMDEAQSFLELCVRHLNTLASQLATDAKSFKARFDATEHQGHIVTLAEEWCFGYIRGAAIGNWPELPAEQAALLEKISWCAEQDNFELPADLDVPAHQQRASAIEPAARTLHDYWLAKR; the protein is encoded by the coding sequence ATGCACGCCCAACCCCTCGCCCCCGCCGATTTCGAATTCATCGAAGAAACCCTGCTCAAATACGGCGACGACCATTCGGTGCTGAACCTGGCCGAGCTTGACGGCTACTTCACCGCACTGGTGTCCAGCCCGGCGCAGGTAGATGTGGCCGAGTGGTTCCCGGCAATCTGGGGCGGCCAGAACCCGCAATGGGACAATATGGACGAAGCGCAGAGCTTCCTTGAACTGTGCGTGCGCCACCTCAACACCCTGGCAAGCCAACTGGCAACCGACGCCAAAAGCTTCAAGGCACGCTTCGACGCAACCGAACACCAGGGCCACATTGTGACCCTCGCCGAAGAATGGTGCTTTGGCTATATCCGCGGCGCCGCCATCGGCAATTGGCCGGAACTGCCGGCAGAACAGGCCGCCCTGCTGGAAAAGATCTCCTGGTGCGCCGAGCAGGACAATTTCGAATTACCCGCCGACCTGGATGTACCCGCACATCAACAACGCGCCAGCGCAATCGAACCGGCAGCACGAACGCTGCACGATTACTGGTTGGCAAAACGGTAA
- a CDS encoding tautomerase family protein has protein sequence MPYARISLQRGKTPEYLQALSQGLHDALVETFAIPVADRFHVIHQHDAGELIIDANYLGGPRSADYVLIAITGGKPRDTATKRRFYQLLAQRLNAAIGLDPEDVMVVISTTAAEDWSFAGGRGNE, from the coding sequence ATGCCTTACGCCAGAATCTCCCTGCAGCGCGGGAAAACCCCCGAATATTTGCAGGCCCTTTCGCAAGGGCTACACGACGCACTGGTCGAGACCTTTGCAATCCCCGTCGCCGATCGTTTCCATGTCATCCATCAGCATGACGCAGGGGAGTTGATCATTGATGCCAACTACCTCGGTGGCCCCCGCAGCGCTGATTACGTGCTGATCGCGATCACCGGCGGCAAACCACGGGACACCGCGACCAAACGGCGCTTCTATCAGCTATTGGCGCAACGTTTGAACGCGGCCATCGGGCTGGACCCTGAGGATGTGATGGTGGTTATCAGCACCACGGCAGCAGAAGACTGGTCGTTTGCCGGCGGCAGGGGTAATGAGTAG